A DNA window from Procambarus clarkii isolate CNS0578487 chromosome 75, FALCON_Pclarkii_2.0, whole genome shotgun sequence contains the following coding sequences:
- the LOC138356949 gene encoding uncharacterized protein — translation MPGNQYGRINTGKSIREDQYWRINTGGSIREDLYKRINTGGSIQEDLYGRINTGGSIREDQYGRINTEGSIQKDLYRRIYTGGSIQKDLYGRIYTEGSIQKDLYRRIYTGGSIQKDLYRRIYTGGSIQDDQYRRIYTEGSLQEDLYRRIYTEGSIREDLYRRIYTGGSIQKDLYRRIYTGGSIRKDLYRRIYTEGSIREDLYRRIYTGGSIQKDLYGRIYTEGSIQKDLYGRIYTEGSIQEDLYRRIYTGGSIRKDLYRRIYTEGSIREDQYGRIYTEGSIQKDLYGRIYTEGSIREDLYRRIYTGGSIREDLYRRIYTGGSIQKDLYGRIYTEGSIREDLYRRIYTGGSIQKDLYRRIYTGGSIREDLYGRIYTGGSIREDLYGRIYTEGSIREDLYRRICTGGSIILLKTMLVNLFIFL, via the coding sequence ATGCCGGGGAatcaatacgggaggatcaatacgggaaaatcaatacgggaggatcaatacTGGAGGATCAATACAGGAGGATCTATACGGGAGGATCTATATAagaggatcaatacgggaggatctatacaggaggatctatacgggaggatcaatacgggaggatctatacgggaggatcaatacgggaggatcaatacAGAAGGATCTATACAGAAGGATCTATACAGAAGGATCTATACGGGAGGATCTATACAGAAGGATCTATACGGGAGGATCTATACAGAAGGATCTATACAGAAGGATCTATACAGAAGGATCTATACGGGAGGATCTATACAGAAGGATCTATACAGAAGGATCTATACGGGAGGATCTATACAGGATGATCAATACAGAAGGATCTATACGGAAGGATCTTTACAGGAGGATCTATACAGAAGGATCTATACAGAAGGATCTATACGGGAGGATCTATACAGAAGGATCTATACGGGAGGATCTATACAGAAGGATCTATACAGAAGGATCTATACGGGAGGATCTATACGGAAGGATCTATACAGGAGGATCTATACAGAAGGATCTATACGGGAGGATCTATACAGAAGGATCTATACGGGAGGATCTATACAGAAGGATCTATACGGGAGGATCTATACAGAAGGATCTATACAGAAGGATCTATACGGGAGGATCTATACAGAAGGATCTATACAGGAGGATCTATACAGAAGGATCTATACGGGAGGATCTATACGGAAGGATCTATACAGGAGGATCTATACAGAAGGATCtatacgggaggatcaatacgggaggatctATACAGAAGGATCTATACAGAAGGATCTATACGGGAGGATCTATACAGAAGGATCTATACGGGAGGATCTATACAGAAGGATCtatacgggaggatcaatacgggaggatctATACAGAAGGATCTATACGGGAGGATCTATACAGAAGGATCTATACGGGAGGATCTATACAGAAGGATCTATACGGGAGGATCTATACAGAAGGATCTATACGGGAGGATCTATACAGAAGGATCTATACAGGAGGATCTATACGGGAGGATCTATACGGGAGGATCTATACGGGAGGATCTATACGGGAGGATCTATACGGGAGGATCTATACGGAAGGATCTATACGGAAGGATCTATACGGGAGGATCTATACAGAAGGATCTGTACGGGAGGATCAATAATTCTTCTAAAGACAATGttagtaaatttatttattttccttTAA